The Virgibacillus siamensis genome includes a region encoding these proteins:
- a CDS encoding glycerate kinase family protein has translation MKCILAPDSYKGSLSAVEVSESMERGIKHVFPNCEIKAFPLADGGEGTVDSLVNITKGTIFNEVVTGPLGEKVTAKWGVLGDTNTAVIEMAEASGLTLISEDDLDPMCATTYGTGELISRALDYGCETIILGIGGSATNDAGAGMAAALGVEFLDESGQKLPPGGQALKELETINTEKLDFRIFSTKIVAACDVTNTLCGPDGASAIFGPQKGATPEMVAKLDKSLENLGHKVQQYLNKNIMNVPGAGAAGGLGGGLLAFLNASLEPGIDLILDAIQFEEELQDADIVLVGEGKTDAQTIFGKAPMGVGRKAEKHGVPVICVSGSLSEGYEQLKDYGVSAFFSIAKSPASLQQLSENADRLVEDAVKNIMEVYKCGKTKL, from the coding sequence ATGAAATGTATACTGGCTCCAGATTCCTATAAGGGCAGTTTATCCGCTGTGGAAGTGTCAGAAAGTATGGAAAGAGGCATAAAACATGTATTTCCAAATTGCGAAATAAAAGCCTTTCCTTTAGCTGACGGAGGTGAAGGTACAGTTGATTCACTCGTGAATATTACAAAAGGGACCATTTTCAATGAGGTCGTAACAGGTCCATTGGGCGAAAAAGTTACGGCAAAGTGGGGGGTATTAGGAGATACCAATACTGCTGTTATTGAAATGGCGGAAGCATCAGGACTCACCTTAATATCCGAAGATGATTTAGATCCTATGTGTGCCACTACATATGGTACGGGAGAACTTATATCGAGGGCACTTGATTACGGGTGTGAAACAATTATATTAGGCATTGGCGGCAGTGCCACAAATGATGCTGGTGCCGGAATGGCTGCTGCTTTGGGAGTGGAGTTTCTTGATGAGTCCGGTCAAAAACTTCCCCCTGGAGGACAGGCGTTAAAGGAACTTGAAACAATAAATACCGAAAAACTGGACTTCAGAATATTTTCAACGAAGATAGTTGCAGCTTGTGATGTAACAAATACGTTGTGCGGACCTGATGGCGCTTCTGCAATCTTTGGTCCCCAAAAGGGTGCTACACCGGAAATGGTAGCGAAATTGGATAAAAGTCTGGAGAATTTGGGTCATAAGGTTCAGCAATATTTAAATAAAAATATAATGAATGTCCCGGGAGCAGGAGCGGCCGGTGGTTTAGGAGGCGGGCTTCTGGCCTTTCTTAATGCATCTTTGGAACCCGGGATTGATTTGATCCTGGATGCCATTCAGTTTGAAGAAGAATTGCAAGATGCTGATATCGTTTTGGTGGGGGAAGGAAAGACAGACGCACAGACCATATTTGGGAAAGCCCCCATGGGAGTAGGAAGGAAAGCTGAAAAGCATGGTGTTCCTGTGATCTGTGTATCCGGCAGTTTAAGTGAAGGATATGAACAATTAAAAGATTATGGTGTTTCCGCATTTTTTAGCATTGCCAAATCCCCTGCCTCCCTTCAGCAATTAAGCGAAAATGCCGATCGATTGGTTGAAGATGCAGTCAAAAATATAATGGAAGTTTATAAATGCGGTAAGACAAAACTATAA